A stretch of the Argentina anserina chromosome 6, drPotAnse1.1, whole genome shotgun sequence genome encodes the following:
- the LOC126800403 gene encoding uncharacterized protein LOC126800403, translated as MGGACSRKRNNRDDEDRFPRGISTRYSKSGSSKWLATAFSRPGGDTQHDKGQCPSLMDLCAWKICQDIDKYSTFSMLPRDISQQIINELVSSGCLTDVSFQGFRDCALQDLYLGGYPNVNDTWMDVVSSQGSSLLSLDLSGSDVTDSGLIYLKDCRNLQALNLNDCDEISDHGLEHISGLSNLTDLSFRRNCGITSHGMSAFVRLFGLIKLDLEKCPGIQGGLVHLQGLTKLESLNIKWCNSITDADMEPLSGLTNLKCVQISCSKVTDSGITYLKGLHNLSLLNLEGCPVTAACLDSLSALDCLLFLNLSRCHLTDEGCDKFCRFENLKVLNLGFNDITDACLVHLKGLTNLESLNLDSCRIGDEGLANLTGLKHLKCLELSDTEVGSIGLRHLSGLVKLESINLSFTVVTDSGLRKLSRLSSLKSLNLDSRQITDTGLEALTSLTGLMHLDLFGAKITDSGTKYLRSFKNLRSLEICGGGLTDAGVKDIKDLSSLTLLNLSQNCNLTDKSLELISGLTGLVSLNVSNSRITSSGLRHLKLLKNLKSLTLEGCKVTGNDIRKLQLTQLPNLVSFRPE; from the exons ATGGGGGGAGCTTGTTCCAGGAAGAGAAATAATCGAGACGATGAAGATCGTTTTCCTAGAGGGATTTCCACCAGATATTCCAAGAGTGGGAGTTCAAAGTGGTTGGCAACCGCATTCTCCCGACCTGGTGGAGATACCCAACATGACAAAGGGCAGTGCCCTTCCCTCATGGACTTGTGCGCGTGGAAAATATGCCAG GACATTGATAAATATAGCACATTCTCTATGCTCCCGAGAGATATCAGTCAGCAGATCATTAATGAGTTGGTCTCCTCTGGATGCCTAACTGATGTTTCGTTTCAAGGTTTCCGGGATTGTGCTTTACAG GATCTTTACTTAGGGGGATACCCTAATGTGAATGATACTTGGATGGATGTCGTATCCTCACAAGGGTCATCTTTACTCTCTCTAGATCTCTCGGGTTCTGATGTTACCGACAGTGGGTTAATTTATCTCAAAGATTGCAGAAATCTCCAAGCCTTAAATCTTAATGATTGTGATGAGATATCAGATCATGGGCTGGAACATATAAGTG GTCTATCAAACTTGACAGACTTGAGTTTTAGAAGAAACTGTGGAATTACTTCTCATGGAATGAGTGCTTTTGTTAGATTATTTGGTTTGATCAAGTTGGACTTGGAGAAATGCCCAGGGATCCAAGGCGGACTTGTTCATCTTCAAG GGTTAACAAAATTGGAGTCTCTCAATATCAAATGGTGCAACTCCATAACAGATGCTGACATGGAGCCACTCTCAG GGCTTACAAATTTGAAATGCGTACAAATTTCCTGCAGTAAGGTTACTGATTCTGGCATTACTTATTTGAAAG GTCTTCACAATCTTTCTCTTCTGAACTTGGAGGGATGCCCGGTAACTGCTGCGTGTTTGGACTCTCTTTCAG CGCTTGATTGCCTGCTATTTCTGAATCTGAGCCGATGTCATCTAACTGATGAAGGATGTGACAAGTTTTGTC GATTTGAAAACTTAAAAGTACTAAACTTGGGGTTCAATGACATCACAGACGCCTGTCTAGTGCACTTAAAAG GCTTGACAAATTTGGAGAGTTTGAATCTGGATTCCTGTAGAATTGGTGATGAAGGGCTGGCTAACTTGACAG GCCTTAAGCATCTGAAATGCCTGGAACTGTCAGATACTGAAGTCGGAAGCATTGGACTCCGCCATCTGTCAG GGCTGGTTAAACTAGAAAGTATAAATCTGTCTTTCACTGTGGTCACTGACAGTGGGTTAAGAAAGCTGTCTAGGCTCTCATCTCTTAAATCCCTCAATTTGGATTCCCGGCAGATAACAGATACTGGACTTGAAGCTCTTACAA GTTTAACTGGATTGATGCACCTGGATCTGTTTGGAGCTAAAATTACAGATTCTGGAACAAAGTATCTCCGAA GCTTTAAAAACCTGAGGTCCCTAGAAATATGTGGTGGAGGATTGACAGATGCTGGAGTAAAGGATATCAAAGATCTTTCATCCTTGACCCTATTGAATCTATCACAAAACTGCAACCTAACAGATAAAAGCTTGGAGTTGATTTCAG GGCTCACAGGATTGGTCTCtttaaatgtttcaaattCTCGCATCACCAGCTCAGGACTTCGTCACTTGAAGCTGCTTAAGAATTTGAAGTCTTTGACTTTGGAGGGTTGCAAGGTTACTGGTAATGACATTAGGAAGCTCCAATTGACTCAGCTCCCAAATCTGGTTAGCTTCCGTCCTGAATAG